One stretch of Novosphingobium pentaromativorans US6-1 DNA includes these proteins:
- a CDS encoding glutathione S-transferase family protein yields the protein MWHIFQFPLCPFSRKVRLLMAEKGIAYELQSARPWENEDRLFAMNPAGRTPVIKETDRNIVLCDSRAICEYFEETVDRNPLISGTAQQRAEIRRLIAMFDESFFNDVSGPLLHERMKKRLVLRQSPDAKMLREAMKLAHDYLDYIDFLIDHRPWLAGSTMTLADLTAAAQISVADYLGGIDWSSHEQSRGWYLVMKSRPSFRPLLSERMEVIQPPSHYAEVDA from the coding sequence ATGTGGCACATCTTCCAGTTTCCGCTCTGCCCCTTCAGCCGCAAGGTCAGGCTGCTCATGGCGGAAAAAGGCATTGCCTACGAACTGCAGTCGGCCCGCCCCTGGGAGAACGAAGACCGCCTCTTCGCAATGAACCCGGCCGGACGCACGCCCGTGATCAAGGAAACCGATCGCAACATCGTGCTCTGCGACAGCCGCGCCATCTGCGAGTATTTCGAGGAGACGGTCGACCGTAATCCGCTAATCAGCGGCACGGCCCAGCAGCGCGCCGAGATCCGCCGCCTGATCGCGATGTTCGATGAGAGCTTCTTCAACGACGTCTCCGGTCCGCTGTTGCATGAGCGGATGAAGAAGCGCCTCGTCCTGCGCCAGTCGCCTGACGCCAAGATGCTGCGCGAGGCCATGAAGCTGGCGCACGACTATCTCGATTACATCGATTTCCTGATCGACCACCGGCCCTGGCTCGCCGGCTCGACGATGACGCTGGCCGACCTGACCGCGGCCGCGCAGATCTCCGTTGCCGACTATCTCGGCGGTATCGACTGGTCGAGCCACGAGCAGTCGCGCGGCTGGTATCTCGTGATGAAGTCGCGTCCCAGCTTCCGTCCGCTGCTCAGCGAGCGCATGGAAGTCATCCAGCCGCCAAGTCACTACGCCGAAGTGGATGCCTGA
- a CDS encoding pseudouridine synthase: MARLILFNKPFDVLSQFTDLRSPTPRATLSDFIDLPGVYPAGRLDRDSEGLLLLTDDGRLQARIADPKFKLAKTYLVQVEGEPDEASLERLRGGVALKDGMTRSAKVEPIDAPDLWPRNPPVRFRKTVPDRWLRLTIREGRNRQVRRMTAAVGHPTLRLVRWQVGDWTLDGLATGQWREVTV; encoded by the coding sequence TTGGCGCGCCTGATCCTCTTCAACAAGCCGTTCGATGTCCTCTCGCAGTTCACCGACCTGCGTTCGCCCACGCCGCGCGCGACTTTGTCCGATTTCATCGATCTGCCCGGCGTCTATCCCGCAGGCCGGCTGGACCGCGACAGCGAAGGGCTGCTGCTGTTGACCGACGACGGCCGCCTGCAGGCGCGTATCGCCGACCCGAAGTTCAAGCTGGCCAAGACCTACCTCGTGCAGGTCGAGGGAGAGCCTGACGAGGCGAGTCTCGAACGCTTGCGCGGGGGCGTGGCGCTCAAGGACGGGATGACCCGGTCGGCGAAGGTCGAGCCGATCGATGCGCCCGACCTGTGGCCGCGCAATCCGCCGGTTCGGTTCCGCAAGACGGTTCCCGATCGCTGGCTGCGCCTGACGATTCGCGAAGGTCGCAATCGCCAGGTGCGGCGAATGACGGCGGCCGTAGGCCATCCGACCTTGCGCCTTGTGCGCTGGCAGGTCGGCGACTGGACGCTCGATGGCCTCGCTACGGGCCAGTGGCGTGAAGTAACTGTCTGA
- a CDS encoding DMT family transporter: MATSDISFRAEHRAGHDWTARHVAALLLANCGLALGPWLVRLADTGPVAAGYWRLMIAMPFVFLLSLREPAVQRRVGGMALLIVLGAGVAFALDLAAWHVGIVRTKLGNASLFGNGGSVILMAWGLIAARRRPHQLELAAIIAALTGAGLLMGGSLEISHANFVGDLFCLLAGFFYAVYILMLNSVRGRLGQYSLLFNSMFASVPLMLLIAWLLGEQIVPGNWTPLIALACTSQLIGQGFLVYSLRHFPPLVIGLALLTQPAISATIGWLAFGEVLTPVDLIGMVLLAGALAMAKAGDRPPIAKV, from the coding sequence ATGGCCACTAGCGACATATCCTTCCGGGCAGAGCATCGCGCCGGTCACGACTGGACCGCGAGGCATGTGGCTGCGCTGCTGCTTGCCAATTGCGGCCTCGCCTTGGGGCCGTGGCTGGTCCGGCTGGCCGATACGGGGCCGGTCGCGGCAGGGTACTGGCGGCTGATGATCGCAATGCCCTTCGTGTTTCTGCTCAGCCTGCGTGAACCGGCCGTGCAGCGCCGGGTTGGCGGCATGGCCCTGTTGATCGTGCTGGGGGCGGGCGTAGCCTTTGCGCTGGACCTGGCCGCGTGGCATGTCGGCATCGTGAGGACCAAGCTGGGCAATGCCTCGCTGTTCGGCAACGGCGGCAGCGTGATTCTGATGGCCTGGGGCCTGATCGCGGCGCGGCGCCGTCCGCACCAGCTGGAACTGGCGGCGATCATTGCAGCGCTGACCGGGGCCGGACTGCTGATGGGCGGTTCGCTGGAGATCAGCCACGCTAACTTCGTGGGCGACCTGTTTTGCCTCCTCGCGGGTTTCTTCTATGCCGTCTACATCCTCATGCTCAATTCGGTGCGCGGGCGGCTGGGGCAATATTCGCTGCTGTTCAATTCGATGTTCGCCAGCGTGCCGCTGATGCTGCTGATTGCCTGGCTGCTGGGTGAGCAGATCGTGCCGGGCAACTGGACACCCCTGATTGCGCTGGCCTGCACCAGCCAGCTGATCGGGCAGGGCTTCCTCGTTTACTCGCTGCGCCACTTCCCGCCGCTGGTCATCGGCCTTGCGCTGCTGACCCAGCCCGCGATCTCGGCAACGATCGGATGGCTCGCCTTCGGGGAAGTGCTGACGCCGGTCGATTTGATCGGCATGGTCCTTCTCGCCGGGGCGCTTGCCATGGCCAAGGCGGGCGACCGCCCCCCAATTGCAAAGGTATGA
- a CDS encoding DUF2254 domain-containing protein yields the protein MLATLRSNWLSIRASYWFYPAIFAIGGLLLALVLVHLDRIGASRWLSQTNWIIPARPEGANNILTVLSGSMIGVASTVFSITIAAVAYASGTYGPRLLTNFMEDKGNQLSLATFIGTFVYAITVLRAVRSQDEAALGAVPAEAMSSAGFVPQLSLLVAFALMIVAVAVLVYFLHHIPASIRINTVLQNIGERLLREIDGRFQESGDKDPPVRPLPAGTPVPASESGYVRLIEFTTLVELARKHEFLLALRVRPGDFVYPGVPLVLAGERQLPDHLAHSVREAFAIGGSRTSEQDLEFSIDELVEIALRALSPGINDPFTAITAIHWLGAATAEIGRRRLDKEKWNEGDPDCPVFPPTNDFAHFLQRGFVAARGAIASNRLTALVALDALATAAGQVLGSHRRGLLVREAGALADLAATMLPDPDVDEIRRRHAAIIAGLEGPV from the coding sequence ATGCTTGCAACGCTACGCTCAAACTGGCTGTCGATCCGGGCAAGCTACTGGTTCTACCCCGCCATTTTCGCGATCGGCGGGCTGCTGCTGGCGCTGGTGCTCGTGCATCTGGACCGCATCGGGGCGAGCCGCTGGCTCAGCCAGACCAACTGGATCATCCCCGCGCGGCCCGAGGGCGCCAACAACATACTGACAGTCCTGTCCGGCTCGATGATCGGCGTCGCCTCCACCGTCTTCTCCATCACGATCGCGGCGGTCGCCTATGCCAGCGGCACCTACGGCCCGCGCCTGCTGACCAATTTCATGGAAGACAAGGGCAACCAGCTCAGCCTCGCCACGTTCATCGGCACGTTCGTCTATGCGATCACCGTGCTGCGCGCCGTGCGCTCGCAGGACGAGGCCGCCCTCGGCGCAGTTCCTGCCGAAGCGATGTCGAGCGCCGGCTTCGTGCCGCAGCTCTCGCTTCTCGTCGCCTTTGCGCTGATGATCGTTGCCGTGGCGGTGCTTGTCTATTTCCTCCACCACATCCCTGCGAGCATCCGCATCAACACCGTGCTGCAGAACATCGGCGAGCGCCTTCTGCGCGAGATCGACGGGCGCTTTCAGGAAAGCGGCGACAAGGATCCGCCAGTGCGCCCCCTGCCCGCAGGCACCCCCGTTCCGGCAAGCGAAAGCGGCTATGTGCGCCTAATCGAGTTCACGACGCTGGTGGAACTGGCCCGTAAGCACGAGTTCCTGCTCGCCCTCAGGGTGCGGCCCGGGGACTTCGTCTATCCCGGCGTTCCGCTGGTGCTGGCGGGCGAGCGACAATTGCCCGATCACCTGGCCCACTCGGTGCGCGAGGCCTTCGCCATCGGCGGCTCGCGCACGTCGGAGCAGGACCTCGAGTTCTCGATAGACGAACTGGTGGAAATCGCCCTGCGGGCCCTTTCACCCGGCATCAACGATCCCTTCACCGCGATCACCGCGATTCACTGGCTCGGCGCGGCCACTGCCGAGATCGGACGACGGCGCCTCGACAAGGAGAAATGGAACGAGGGCGATCCGGATTGCCCGGTTTTCCCGCCGACGAACGACTTCGCGCACTTCCTCCAGCGCGGTTTCGTGGCCGCGCGCGGGGCGATTGCCAGCAATCGCCTGACCGCCCTCGTTGCGCTGGACGCCCTGGCAACCGCTGCGGGGCAGGTGCTGGGCAGTCACCGCCGCGGCCTGCTGGTCCGCGAGGCCGGCGCACTGGCCGACCTCGCCGCAACCATGCTTCCCGATCCGGACGTGGACGAGATCCGCCGCCGTCACGCGGCGATCATCGCCGGACTGGAAGGCCCCGTCTAG
- a CDS encoding TerC family protein, which translates to MEFLFASWLGTPAWFWLAFVAIVLLLTAFDLGFLHKEDREMGIAESLKLSIFYIAIAMVFGAWVWFQKGPTAGMEYYTGYFIEKALSIDNVFVISLVFGFFSIAPKYQYRALLWGILAVIVLRGLMIAGGAAILASAYWVMYIFAAFLVFTGVKMFFTGEHEPDIGKNRVIRWISTHMRVTKEHHAEHFFVKAPDAAGKVAWAATPLFLALVVINLADLVFAVDSVPAIFSITTDTFIVYTSNIMAILGLRALYFALAAMVHRFHYLQYALAAVLVFIGGKIFVSDFLMGGAKFPPLISLGVTVALIAGGVVWSLWKTRDEEQAA; encoded by the coding sequence ATGGAATTTCTTTTTGCAAGCTGGCTGGGCACACCGGCCTGGTTCTGGCTGGCCTTCGTGGCCATCGTCCTGCTGCTGACCGCTTTCGATCTCGGCTTCCTGCATAAGGAGGACCGGGAAATGGGCATTGCCGAATCCCTCAAGTTGTCGATCTTCTACATCGCGATCGCCATGGTCTTCGGTGCCTGGGTCTGGTTCCAGAAGGGGCCGACCGCGGGCATGGAATACTATACCGGCTACTTCATCGAGAAGGCGCTCTCGATCGACAACGTCTTCGTCATTTCACTTGTCTTCGGCTTCTTCTCGATCGCGCCCAAGTACCAGTACCGCGCGCTCCTGTGGGGCATCCTGGCGGTCATCGTGCTGCGCGGACTGATGATCGCGGGCGGCGCGGCGATCCTCGCCTCGGCATACTGGGTCATGTACATCTTCGCCGCCTTCCTGGTGTTCACCGGCGTGAAGATGTTCTTCACCGGAGAGCATGAGCCGGACATCGGCAAGAACCGCGTGATCCGCTGGATTTCCACGCACATGCGCGTGACCAAGGAGCATCACGCGGAGCACTTCTTCGTGAAGGCGCCCGATGCGGCGGGCAAGGTGGCATGGGCGGCGACGCCGCTGTTCCTGGCCCTTGTGGTCATCAACCTCGCCGACCTCGTCTTCGCAGTGGACTCGGTGCCGGCGATCTTCTCGATCACGACCGACACCTTCATCGTCTACACCTCGAACATCATGGCGATTCTGGGCCTGCGCGCGCTCTACTTCGCGCTGGCAGCGATGGTGCACCGCTTCCATTACCTGCAATATGCGCTGGCGGCAGTGCTGGTGTTCATCGGCGGCAAGATCTTCGTGTCCGATTTTTTGATGGGCGGGGCCAAGTTCCCGCCGCTCATCAGCCTTGGCGTAACCGTGGCGCTGATAGCGGGCGGCGTGGTCTGGTCCTTGTGGAAGACGCGCGATGAGGAGCAGGCCGCCTAG
- a CDS encoding sulfatase-like hydrolase/transferase: MMYVTATFNLTPFKAVSSMKFLAEVDLASSPEYVLAFIVIVVALLLALRFAPRTPRLLSKEERVMAILAVALLINMDSIATAGTRGSYKMHAPEGTPIDSAVLQNRIEPQSVHARNMIVILVESLGAPNNAHDRALFERAWGRERWSAKYQVSQGKTAYYGSTTNGALRELCAVWSDYDRFDFDKTACLPKKFVKAGFHTTAIHAFYGEFFERDAWYPKLGFEDRLFRSDLLARNVGACGGVFEGACDSDIPALIGDRLRKARGKRNFVYWVTLNTHLPIAEDPSLHTENCSLSDPAWNTSFPMLCREYLLQQRLADALVKEVMRPDFPESDILIVGDHMPPFFPRDMRDRYDTRHVPWIMLRNRAALERYRSEGPKRLSAAIAASTSQPVSR, encoded by the coding sequence ATGATGTACGTCACCGCCACCTTCAATCTGACCCCGTTCAAGGCGGTGTCGTCGATGAAGTTCCTGGCAGAAGTCGATCTTGCGAGCTCGCCCGAGTATGTCCTGGCCTTCATCGTCATCGTCGTCGCTCTGCTACTGGCCCTGCGCTTCGCTCCCAGGACGCCGCGGCTTCTGTCGAAAGAAGAGCGCGTAATGGCCATCCTTGCCGTCGCCCTGCTGATCAACATGGATTCGATTGCGACCGCAGGAACGCGCGGATCGTACAAAATGCATGCCCCAGAAGGCACACCCATCGATTCGGCTGTCCTGCAAAATCGCATCGAGCCGCAAAGCGTGCATGCCCGAAACATGATCGTCATTCTCGTCGAGTCGCTGGGTGCCCCGAACAACGCACACGACCGCGCCCTGTTCGAGCGCGCCTGGGGACGTGAACGCTGGTCTGCCAAATACCAGGTCTCGCAAGGCAAGACCGCCTACTACGGATCGACCACGAATGGCGCGCTGCGCGAACTATGTGCTGTCTGGTCCGACTACGACCGATTCGACTTCGACAAGACCGCTTGCCTCCCGAAGAAGTTCGTGAAGGCCGGATTCCATACGACCGCAATCCATGCCTTCTACGGTGAATTCTTCGAGCGCGACGCCTGGTATCCCAAGCTCGGCTTCGAGGACCGCCTGTTCAGATCCGACTTGCTGGCACGCAATGTCGGCGCCTGCGGCGGGGTCTTTGAAGGGGCATGCGACAGCGACATTCCCGCGCTTATCGGCGACAGGCTTCGCAAAGCGCGCGGCAAGCGCAACTTCGTTTACTGGGTCACGCTCAACACCCACCTACCCATAGCCGAAGACCCCTCGCTGCATACAGAGAACTGCAGCCTTTCGGACCCGGCGTGGAACACGTCGTTCCCCATGCTCTGCCGCGAGTACCTGCTTCAACAGAGGCTCGCCGATGCCCTCGTCAAGGAAGTGATGCGCCCGGATTTTCCCGAATCCGACATCCTGATCGTGGGCGATCACATGCCGCCGTTCTTCCCACGGGACATGCGCGACCGCTATGATACCCGCCACGTCCCCTGGATCATGCTGCGCAATCGCGCGGCCCTTGAACGCTACCGAAGCGAGGGGCCGAAGCGACTCTCCGCCGCAATCGCCGCAAGCACTTCCCAACCGGTCTCGCGCTGA
- the ribA gene encoding GTP cyclohydrolase II, which produces MSEASASTPASGPRRVALALDALRHGWPICVTGGAVLLPAETGFGPGVAAPRMLISAARAVTLKLANQREAAVPEAPVLIRAAEPFDLETARAVADPALDLVHPMKGPFAAEHIDDMEVARTAMELARLAGILPAFLVAPAMDGEVQDVSPADLDAWKDTARLAVASRAHLPVAACEDAEIVAFRSYDDLREHVALVIGEQDGDRAPLVRLHSECLTGDILGSLKCDCGPQLDAALRAMADEARAGGWGVLLYMRQEGRGIGLINKLRAYRLQDQGFDTVDANNRLGLPTEARDFPVAARMLDLLGVHEIRLMTNNPAKVEALEAVGVSVAERVPHQLPPNPHNERYLKTKRDRTGHIL; this is translated from the coding sequence CTGAGCGAGGCGAGCGCCTCGACCCCGGCGAGCGGGCCGCGCCGCGTTGCCCTGGCGCTCGATGCGTTGCGCCATGGCTGGCCGATCTGCGTGACGGGCGGCGCAGTGCTGCTGCCCGCCGAAACTGGCTTCGGCCCCGGCGTCGCCGCGCCGCGCATGCTGATCTCCGCGGCCAGGGCGGTCACGCTCAAGCTGGCGAACCAGCGCGAGGCGGCCGTGCCCGAGGCGCCGGTCTTGATCCGCGCGGCAGAGCCCTTCGATCTCGAGACGGCCCGTGCCGTCGCCGACCCGGCGCTTGACCTCGTCCATCCCATGAAGGGGCCCTTCGCGGCCGAGCACATCGACGACATGGAAGTGGCGCGCACGGCCATGGAACTCGCGCGTCTGGCCGGCATTCTTCCGGCTTTCCTCGTGGCGCCGGCGATGGACGGTGAAGTGCAGGACGTTTCGCCCGCCGACCTCGACGCGTGGAAGGATACCGCGCGCCTCGCCGTCGCCTCTCGTGCACATCTGCCTGTTGCGGCCTGCGAGGATGCAGAGATCGTGGCGTTCCGCTCCTATGACGACCTGCGCGAGCATGTCGCGCTGGTGATCGGCGAACAGGACGGGGACCGCGCCCCGCTCGTGCGGTTGCATTCCGAGTGCCTGACCGGTGACATCCTCGGCAGCCTAAAGTGCGATTGCGGCCCGCAACTGGACGCCGCGCTTCGCGCCATGGCCGACGAGGCGCGCGCTGGGGGCTGGGGTGTGCTGCTCTACATGCGTCAGGAAGGGCGCGGGATCGGCCTGATCAACAAGCTGCGGGCCTATCGCCTGCAGGACCAGGGTTTCGACACCGTCGATGCCAACAACCGCCTCGGCCTGCCCACTGAGGCACGGGACTTCCCGGTCGCCGCGCGCATGCTCGATCTGCTCGGCGTCCACGAGATCCGGCTGATGACGAACAATCCGGCCAAGGTCGAGGCGCTGGAGGCCGTGGGCGTGTCAGTGGCCGAACGCGTGCCGCACCAGCTTCCGCCCAATCCCCACAACGAACGATACCTCAAGACCAAGCGCGACCGTACCGGTCACATTCTCTGA
- the xth gene encoding exodeoxyribonuclease III, with product MLKIATWNINSVRLRIDQVERFLTEQTPDVLCLQEIKVAEHLFPHEMFERLGYTHRAIHGQKGYHGVATVSRVPFEEYSRHDWQDNGEARHVGVELQGQGKGLILENVYIPAGGDVADREVNPKFGQKLDFLARMTAWADKIDRPTLIVGDFNIAPLECDVYDHKALLKVVSHTPIEVETLGRFQDAHGWVDLGRKFIPAPERNYSWWSYRSYWRNKDQGRRLDHMWASPDLAGQATAHRFVEETRKWEQPSDHVPLITEFDL from the coding sequence ATGCTCAAGATTGCCACCTGGAACATCAATTCAGTCCGCCTTCGCATCGATCAGGTCGAGCGCTTCCTGACCGAACAGACGCCCGACGTCCTGTGCCTGCAGGAGATCAAGGTCGCCGAGCACCTCTTCCCGCACGAGATGTTCGAGCGGCTGGGCTATACGCACCGCGCGATCCACGGCCAGAAGGGCTACCACGGCGTCGCCACGGTCAGCCGCGTGCCGTTCGAGGAGTACAGCCGCCACGACTGGCAGGACAATGGCGAGGCCCGCCACGTCGGCGTGGAGTTGCAGGGGCAGGGCAAGGGCCTGATCCTCGAGAACGTCTATATTCCGGCAGGCGGTGACGTGGCTGACCGCGAGGTCAATCCCAAGTTCGGCCAGAAGCTGGACTTCCTCGCCCGCATGACCGCGTGGGCGGACAAGATCGACCGCCCGACGCTGATCGTGGGCGACTTCAACATCGCCCCGCTCGAATGCGATGTCTATGATCACAAGGCGCTGCTCAAGGTCGTCAGCCACACGCCGATCGAGGTGGAGACGCTTGGCCGCTTCCAGGATGCGCACGGCTGGGTCGACCTGGGGCGCAAGTTCATTCCTGCACCGGAGCGTAATTACTCCTGGTGGTCCTATCGCAGCTATTGGCGCAACAAGGACCAGGGCCGCCGTCTTGACCACATGTGGGCCTCGCCGGACCTTGCCGGGCAGGCCACGGCGCATCGTTTCGTCGAGGAAACGCGCAAGTGGGAACAGCCCAGCGACCACGTGCCGCTGATCACGGAGTTCGACCTCTGA
- a CDS encoding LolA family protein, protein MKRIRMTFRSCVGAAALAALAVPALAPGEVAVAATKAENAQLSEAVAALRGISTLRADFVQTDRTGQSVTGTLTLKRPGRIRFQYEKSVNMLIVSDGKALTMIDYDVNQVQRWPISNSPLGALLDPNRDVAKFGTVKPTGNPNVVSVEVRDSKHPEYGVITLIFTRKASAPAGLELSYWVALDSQNKRTTIQLKNQRYGVPVTDNDFRWNDPRRRTRR, encoded by the coding sequence ATGAAACGAATTCGAATGACCTTTCGATCCTGTGTTGGCGCGGCCGCTTTGGCCGCGCTTGCCGTTCCAGCCCTCGCACCCGGCGAAGTGGCCGTTGCCGCCACCAAGGCGGAAAACGCCCAATTGAGCGAGGCGGTCGCGGCCTTGCGCGGTATTTCGACGCTGCGCGCGGATTTCGTCCAGACCGATCGCACTGGCCAGTCGGTAACCGGGACCCTGACGCTCAAGCGTCCGGGCCGGATCCGTTTCCAGTACGAAAAGAGCGTCAACATGCTGATCGTGAGCGACGGCAAGGCGCTCACGATGATCGACTATGACGTCAACCAGGTCCAGCGCTGGCCGATCAGCAACAGCCCGCTAGGCGCGCTGCTCGATCCCAATCGCGACGTGGCGAAGTTCGGCACGGTCAAGCCGACCGGCAATCCCAATGTGGTCAGCGTCGAGGTGCGCGACAGCAAGCACCCAGAGTACGGCGTGATCACCCTGATCTTCACCCGCAAGGCATCGGCCCCCGCCGGTCTGGAACTGTCCTACTGGGTCGCGCTCGATTCGCAGAACAAGCGCACGACCATCCAGCTCAAGAACCAGCGCTACGGGGTGCCGGTGACGGACAACGACTTCCGCTGGAACGATCCGCGTCGCCGCACTCGTCGATAG
- the rpmG gene encoding 50S ribosomal protein L33: MAKPATVKIRLVSTADTGFFYVTKKNPRNTTEKMSFRKYDPVARKHVEFKEAKIK, from the coding sequence ATGGCGAAGCCCGCAACTGTCAAGATTCGGCTGGTTTCCACCGCCGACACCGGATTTTTCTACGTCACCAAGAAGAATCCCCGGAACACGACCGAGAAGATGAGCTTTCGCAAGTACGATCCCGTCGCGCGCAAGCACGTCGAGTTCAAGGAAGCCAAGATCAAGTAA
- the ppk2 gene encoding polyphosphate kinase 2, producing MGKKQKDKLGRKAYDKLLEPMEEELVGMARWAAATGARILVLFEGRDTAGKGGAINAIAAKLNPRQVHVIALSAPSERENGQWYFQRYVPHLPARGEIVLFDRSWYNRAGVEKVMGYATEPQVQAFLRDAPVFERMLVEDGILLFKYWLTCDQERQEERLFERLEDPLKRWKLSPVDLAARLKYEDYTKARAQMLKATHTRHAPWTLVDFNDQHRGRLTLIRDLLDRLPDTRVDPAPLEMEPLDHKPLKEKFDVLEPIRPFPEE from the coding sequence ATGGGCAAGAAGCAGAAGGACAAGCTGGGTCGCAAGGCCTACGACAAGCTGCTCGAGCCCATGGAAGAGGAACTGGTCGGCATGGCCCGCTGGGCCGCCGCCACCGGCGCGCGCATCCTGGTCCTGTTCGAAGGCCGTGATACGGCGGGGAAGGGCGGGGCAATCAACGCTATCGCCGCCAAGCTCAATCCTCGCCAGGTCCACGTCATCGCCCTGTCCGCGCCCAGTGAGCGCGAGAATGGCCAGTGGTACTTCCAGCGCTACGTCCCGCACCTGCCGGCCCGTGGCGAAATCGTCCTGTTCGACCGCAGCTGGTACAACCGCGCCGGGGTCGAGAAAGTCATGGGCTATGCGACCGAGCCGCAGGTACAGGCCTTCCTGCGCGACGCCCCGGTCTTCGAAAGGATGCTGGTCGAGGATGGCATCCTCCTGTTCAAGTACTGGCTGACCTGCGACCAGGAGCGGCAGGAGGAACGCCTGTTCGAGCGCCTTGAGGATCCGCTCAAGCGCTGGAAGCTCTCGCCCGTCGATCTGGCTGCCCGGCTCAAGTACGAAGACTACACGAAGGCCCGGGCGCAGATGCTCAAGGCGACCCATACGCGCCATGCGCCTTGGACGCTGGTCGACTTCAACGACCAGCATCGGGGGCGACTCACCCTGATTCGCGACTTGCTCGATCGGCTTCCCGATACCCGCGTCGATCCGGCGCCGCTGGAGATGGAACCGCTCGATCACAAGCCGCTGAAAGAGAAATTCGACGTTCTTGAGCCGATCCGGCCCTTTCCAGAGGAGTGA
- a CDS encoding undecaprenyl-diphosphate phosphatase: protein MDLTLTAILLGIVEGLTEFLPVSSTGHLILATELFGYDAAQWATFNIVIQLGAILAVIVQFWRTFWAVGMGLLKLEPVSIRFVRNVLLAFLPSAVLGLLLKDWIEGLLGQPSIVGWALIVGGIAILVIEKVAKQGPLTGVSELSMKTCVGVGLAQCLAMVPGVSRSGATIMGALAMGVERRTAAEFSFFLAVPTMMGATTLELLGAREQLMAGTGPVGWGEIAVGFVVSFIVALVVIKAFMAFVSRSGFSPFAWYRIAAGSLALYLLT from the coding sequence ATGGACCTGACCCTTACTGCAATTCTTCTCGGCATCGTCGAGGGACTCACCGAGTTTCTGCCGGTCTCGTCGACTGGCCATCTCATCCTCGCCACCGAACTGTTCGGATACGATGCCGCGCAATGGGCGACCTTCAACATCGTCATCCAGCTGGGCGCAATCCTCGCCGTGATCGTGCAGTTCTGGCGTACGTTCTGGGCCGTGGGCATGGGCCTGCTCAAGCTTGAGCCGGTATCGATCCGCTTCGTGCGCAACGTGCTGCTGGCCTTTCTGCCTTCTGCCGTGCTCGGCCTGCTGCTCAAGGACTGGATCGAAGGTCTGCTCGGTCAGCCCAGCATCGTGGGCTGGGCGCTGATTGTCGGCGGCATCGCCATTCTCGTCATCGAGAAAGTCGCGAAGCAGGGGCCGTTGACCGGCGTCTCCGAGCTTTCGATGAAGACCTGCGTGGGTGTGGGGCTGGCCCAGTGCCTGGCCATGGTGCCCGGCGTCAGCCGGTCCGGCGCGACGATCATGGGCGCGCTGGCGATGGGCGTGGAGCGCCGTACCGCGGCCGAGTTCAGCTTCTTCCTGGCGGTGCCCACGATGATGGGCGCAACCACGCTGGAACTGCTGGGCGCGCGCGAGCAGCTCATGGCAGGCACCGGTCCTGTCGGCTGGGGAGAGATCGCGGTGGGCTTCGTCGTGTCCTTCATCGTCGCCCTGGTGGTGATCAAGGCGTTCATGGCCTTCGTCAGCCGCTCGGGCTTCTCGCCTTTCGCGTGGTATCGCATCGCTGCCGGTTCTCTGGCACTCTACCTGCTGACATAG